A window of the Streptomyces sp. NBC_00454 genome harbors these coding sequences:
- a CDS encoding TetR-like C-terminal domain-containing protein yields MRQAVLAATVDLLTSEGLAATTVAAVARAAGVHETSVYRRWKTRENLVFDALATHSDTALPDPDTGDVRADLSQLFTALARYLSTPAGAALLHLGTVRGENDLEEGRRSYWNARLERAEALVRRGIDRGELPSGTDPHLLVEAITGPLLARVLLTGEPLEDTLVPRLVALILDGARG; encoded by the coding sequence ATGCGGCAGGCGGTTCTGGCCGCCACCGTCGACCTGCTCACCTCGGAAGGGCTGGCCGCCACCACCGTGGCCGCCGTCGCGCGCGCGGCCGGCGTCCACGAGACCTCCGTCTACCGGCGCTGGAAGACCCGCGAGAATCTCGTCTTCGACGCGCTGGCCACCCACTCCGACACCGCGCTCCCGGATCCGGACACAGGAGACGTGCGCGCGGACCTGTCCCAGCTGTTCACGGCGCTGGCCCGGTACCTCTCGACACCGGCCGGCGCCGCACTGCTGCACCTCGGCACGGTGCGCGGTGAGAATGACCTGGAAGAGGGGCGGCGCTCCTACTGGAACGCCCGCCTGGAGCGCGCCGAAGCCCTCGTCCGGCGCGGCATCGACCGGGGAGAACTCCCCTCCGGAACCGACCCCCACCTGCTGGTCGAGGCCATCACAGGTCCCCTCCTCGCGCGGGTACTGCTCACCGGCGAGCCGCTGGAGGACACCCTGGTCCCGCGCCTGGTCGCCCTGATCCTCGACGGCGCCCGCGGCTGA